The DNA sequence GTGCGCACAAAGACGACTCCCAGGGATGACGATCAAATGCGAGACTATTTTTCTTATCCGATTTTAGCACTTTGAACTTGATGTCAAAGAGActtatctgggggggggggggttatcatTTGTTTAGAAACATCATCCAGGTTGAATCGATATTATGCATTTTCTCTGCAAAGTCTATTTTCTACATGTGTATAGTTCTCTCTATATTGGCATAGTTAAGTTATTCGTTTGATTCCCGGTGGCAGTTGAATTCCGTCGGTCAACAATCCACACTTGTACACCGAGGAGAAACTTGGCTTTCGCGGCGGGGAAAATACttctttaataaaaaaaaaaaaatacaaaaaacggtgtttaaagtttttttttttttaaatggtgtgttttcatccaaaaagtCAACGCGCTACAAGTGAAATGCTGTGGCAGACGTCATAAAACCAAAAAGACGAGCGGCTCCTTTGTCTGGTGCACAATTAAGCAGAACTACCCATGATGGCAAGGAttcataaaataattcaaatgatccAGAAAAAGCGGCAATATTCTAATCATGCTAATCTCACTCAAATTAGGATCATCaaattagttattttttttttgtcaaaagtaaAATGGGTGATTTATGCTATCATGAAACTATTGATTTTATAACTGACTGCAGCTTCTGGGGTAGATtatgtccattttatttttttcatcaaaatctgatctaccccccacccccttttttcagGCACATCCCGCTATGtttctcaactcaaatgtatttatagagcactttgaaacggccatcgctgcacacaaagtgctgtacgtggagcaactaacatacaaCATAGCTTGCTAGTGAGAGTGAGAGTACAAGACTGGCctgccctttttttgtttgcctttgacACAAAGGCCAAAATTTGGTGGAGTCAGGGTTTTTATTCCCTCAAGATTTTTTTGCTagatggtttttatttttttttaatgagcagcATTTGACTGCTGACTCTTGCGCTAATCCCCAAGCCGCTTCATCTGCTATCAACATTTTCTTCTCGGCACTGAAGGCGTGCCAAGTGTGTGCTAATCCTGTATCGAATCTCTTAGGAGAAGTGTCGCAAAATTGGAAAGCGGACCGCCATGAGCCGCGGCGGCCCTCAAACTCTTGTCACTCGGTTAATCTCCGCTACTGCGAGGCCTGGCGCTCGCCTCCCTCTGAAGGGTAGCCTTCAGTACAGCATTTTTGGTTCATGATTAATTTTCATTCCTTGATTCAAGACAGTGGTCCCCGGGCCGTGGACCGGCACCGTGGGccatttggtaccaggccgcacagaaagacgAATTTACCTcgcttccgttttatttatttcggagtccgaatggggattttattttgaaaaattgccgGATCCTCTATTACTTCCGTCTACTGTATGTCACGTGACACGGGTCAAGGCGCGCTtgtcggtcacgtgataggttcccgctaaaatgaaacccggaAGTTAGCAaaacgagttaaaaaaaaggtatttggaAAGGGGGAAAGGCCCATCcaagagacagaagaggagcctacgactttcaagtaAAAGAAGTCGACATTTAATAAAccgtatcaggagtcctacttaagatacggatttatctcaacgggataTTCCCACACAGCGAGCTCACTCTGCTTAAGATGCggtgatggtgagtcgtatttttcgtgcactttgtatttgcgataAATCTTATTTTGGAGGCGTGTTTAAACATTAGAATAGTGACCAGAGAATGTTGCGGCCAGGTAGGAccttcctcgtgtcatgattcgtgtttattgtgttttgaaaatactgtaccacagttttcatgcacgTCATATCATATTTTGTTGTATAGATCCACCACACCTTAAAGGTCGGtcgctgaaaatattgtctgacgttAAACCGGCTCCATGGGACAAAAAAGGGTTGGAGACCGCTGATTTGAGATGCAAGAAGTGATTCAGTGAATTCAGGCCAATTGTCATTTGTTCTTAAAATATACAGCGGAGAGCAATAAATTGTGACCGAGTATCAAAGGGGTCTAAGACGACTCCATCCATGTAAAACCAGAAATGAAAGACTCTTTTGAGTGAACCCAAGCGACGCGAATCACAAAAGGCGAGCACGAGTGTGAGCTTTTGCTGATGTCGAAACAGTTCGCCCGCCTGTGTGTCGTTCTACCGTCCGTGCAGCATGCGTCAAAGGCCATCTGCTTCACTTCGGAGTCGGCCGTGACAAGCTGATGGCGTTTAATCTCCTCTTCTTGATAATGTTGTAATGCTCATTGCCGGCTGGGAAAATACACTGCAAGCACCGTGCTTATTAAAGTCAAGAAGTCAGACAAATTTACCCTTTTTAAACCTGCGTGTGAGGGtgtgccaactttttttttcatcagagccATTTCAACGATTTTAATTCACCTGACTCGCACTCCCGTCCCCCCAAAATTGCCAATTTCTCAAATTCCCCACCATTGACCGAGTTTGCGGCAACGTACGTGCAGCAGCGCCCTCCAGTGGCACCTGCGGCTTCTGCAGCCTCACttcatactttttatttttttatcacgcCTTATTGTTGCCTGTTTTTTGTCAATGTTAAAATCAGGTCAGAGAAAAGTCGTTTTATATCTTTATTTACACATAAGATTATTCACAAAAATAACGTTTACGAAAAGGGAgcgtgtaaaataaaaaaaaaaacgaacacctCCAATATGAATTAAATCTCCGACAGCAAACTttgactatgaaaaaaactacatttgcgagtttattgaaagaaaaaaagtccttaGAAAAATTCCAAGTGAGCAATACATGAGTTCCATGTTTTTCCCTCATTCTCTTCATACAGTGGTTTGCTCTTGTTCATGTTTCCAGTGTAGCGGTTTGATGCCGGGCCCCGggcttcccgtgtggagtttgcatgccccCCTGGTTTTTCTCCCATTCCTCCCCACATTCCccctcaaaaacatgcatggtaggttaattgaacactctaaaatgtcccgagatggtttgtgtgtgtggcttgccgttagctggcaaccagttcagggtgcgccCCAACGACTGCCCGGAGTGAGCTGCCATTGGCTCCAAGCACGCCCGCGACGGATGGGATTTCCCAAAAACGTTCCAGAAATTTTGAACCCTCCCATCCCAAATGATATTGAATTAACATTAATATGCAACTAGGTTAATTATTTCATAGTCCaatattgctttaaaaaatcTCAGCAGACATCACGTACGTCCCCCATCTCATTTgcagcaacctttttttttggtgatcatATTATTTGGGTATTTAACGAAAACTTTTCAGAAATTTGCAAGTACAAATGACATTCaggcaaaataaacacaatgttgtttttttttcttttcaaagtgcTACATTGGTTAAAAATCTCACGAGACTGTCACGGACATCCccgccttcttcctcctcctgctcctcatcctcttcgtCGTCGACATCCCGCATCTCCGACAGGGCGGGCGTGTCCCATTGGTCCCTGTATTCCTCGGCGTGCCTCTCGCATATATTATGCAGAGCGCAGCAAGTCAACACCATGGATTTGACCACTCGGATGTCGCCGTCGTTCCTCTTGGTCAGACAGCGCCACCTGCCTTTGAGTCGGGAAAAGGCTGCGCGTACGGTGGCTCTGGCACTCCGCACGCTCTCGTTGTACGCGCGGCGCTCTGGCGTCAGCGCGCCGTCTTGCCGGAATGCTTTCAGCAGCCACGGCTTCAACGGATAAGCCGAGTCCCCCAGGATGTAAAAGCTGGGGTCGAACCTCCCTTGCTCGGCCATCTCCCACAACGGAGACTCTCTGAGCGCTCGGGCGTGGCGCAGCCCCCCGGCCATGCCCGCGCACGTGCTCCAAAAGAGCCCCTTGCCATCCACCACGCCTTGCAGGATGATGGAATGCCAGCCTCTCGCGTTGATGTAATCCCGGTGGTTCTCCTGTGGCGCTATGATGGGAATGTGGGAGCCCTGGATGGCGCCGACGCAGCGGGGAAGCCCCCAGCTCGCCTCGATCTCGGCCGCCGTCCTTGCGAGCGTCTCCGGATCGGGAAAGCGAACGTGGCGCGGCAGCAGCAGCGCGCAGGCGGCCGAGCAGAACTCGCGCAGGCAGCGGCACACCGTGGTCTCGCTGACGCCAAACAGGTGGCTGATGCTTCG is a window from the Hippocampus zosterae strain Florida chromosome 3, ASM2543408v3, whole genome shotgun sequence genome containing:
- the LOC127598335 gene encoding uncharacterized protein LOC127598335, which produces MENIRSMVLFLLGVWLFITRRRQALFERRLQAARRNTEEKMRRVWELLEDDSFPRPRRRRQMMLHLLLKRRRRPSIWAVRRSNVWWDQIVPGFTHQEWVRHFRMSEETFLDICAELRPAMEKRDTNFRACVPLKKRVAIALWKLATNSEYRSISHLFGVSETTVCRCLREFCSAACALLLPRHVRFPDPETLARTAAEIEASWGLPRCVGAIQGSHIPIIAPQENHRDYINARGWHSIILQGVVDGKGLFWSTCAGMAGGLRHARALRESPLWEMAEQGRFDPSFYILGDSAYPLKPWLLKAFRQDGALTPERRAYNESVRSARATVRAAFSRLKGRWRCLTKRNDGDIRVVKSMVLTCCALHNICERHAEEYRDQWDTPALSEMRDVDDEEDEEQEEEEGGDVRDSLVRFLTNVAL